CTCTTACTTGGCTAAACCTAATATGCGAATATCATCCTTGATTTAATTGCTTAAGATATAAGCATATTTGATGGTATGGCTTTGAAGAATTTTAGACTACATATGGCAGATAGTTTTTGCAGAAGGTAATTATGCAATTTGCTCGATAGCCTTTATCTGAAGGAGGATTTTTATGGAAGTCAGGAATATAGGAGTAGAAAACCATACTACATCCAAGATAATATCAAATAAGAAGCAATTAGATGGTTTCATGAATCTCTTAAAGAAAAAGAAAAATTCAGGAAAAGGAGCTAAGGCGTTCCTATCCTCTTTATCTCCCAATGAATTATATGAAATTCAAAAATCAAACCATCTTGCTTACGAAATAAAAATTGACAATATAAGTGATGAAGGTGCAGAAAACCTATTTATAAATCCTGTGGATCATGAAAATGTATTAGACTTAAACAATGATGGGGTTGTTGAAGTTGGAGAAGCTAGAACCTTCGTTTATCCACCGCCAAATGCACCGACTTCAGTTAAAAACGCTTGGATGGAAGCTACAAAGGATATGACAGAAAAGCAAAAAATGCTTGCCCTAGGGAGTCTTTTAGCAGCTCAGGCTGAAGCCAATGCATATATAGGACCGGATGGAAATTGGACCCTCCGTAGTCCCGGTGAAGAAGGATGGGTTAATATATTTGGAACAGATACTGACTCATATAAGAATCTTTATAGTAAATTAATTTATAGGATAGACAATCCACTAGCACCTCGGAGCATTCAAGATCAAGAGATAGATAGATATACTAGGAAATTATTAGTGAAAATGATGGATATACTAAAGCAAAAATAATAAAAAATTCATATGATGATATACGAATCTAGAAACAGGTCAATTTCCGACCTGTTTTTATAAATTTTAATTTTAAACTCCAAAAAACTTCTTGGCTATATTCACAGCCTCTCTAGCATCCTTACCGTAGTAATGGGCTCCTATCATTTCAGCGTATTCCTTATTTAGAACTGCGCCTCCTACCATAATAGAACATTCAGGCTTGTTTTTTTGTATCTCCTTTATTGTTTCCTCCATGTTTTGAACCGTGGTAGTCATTAGGGCACTAAGCCCAACAAGCTTTATATCCTCCTCTTTAGCCGTATTTACTATATCTTCTATGGGTACATCCTTTCCCAGGTCTATAACATTAAATCCATAGTTTTCAAGGAGTATCTTAACAATATTCTTACCTATATCATGTATATCTCCTTTAACCGTAGCAAGTATTATTCTTCCCTTAGATATATTATTTTTTCCTTCCGATATTAATCTATCTTTTATAGCTTCAAAGGCAATTTTCACAGTTTCTGCACTTCTTATAAGCTGAGGAAGAAATATTTCTCCCCTTTCATACTTCTCTCCAACAATATCTAGGGCAGGAATCAAATAGGTATCCACTATTTCCATTGGCTCCTTACTCTTTAAAAACTCCTTCGTCTTGATATGGGCTTCATCCCTCATACCATCTATTATTATTTGTTTTAAGTCTTTATCTACTTTTACTTTGCCTCTTTTTTCCTCTTTTGGAGCCTTACTATAGAAATCTATATACTCCTTGCATTCCTTATCCTGATTAGCAAGCACCTTAAATGATCTTATGGTATCCATAAGTATTTCTGATGTAGAATCAGTAATAGGTGCATCTAATCCATGCCCCAATGCTAATGCAAGGTATGTGGCATTCATAACCCTTCTGTTTGGAAGTCCAAAGGATACATTACTGGCTCCAAGGGCAGTTTTTACATTGTATTTTGATTTAATCATTGGTATAGCCTTTAGGGTCTCCATTACAGCCCCCTGAGCCGCGGAAGCCGTAAGTACAAGACAGTCTATCAAAATATTTTCCTCTGGTATTCCATATTTTTTTGCAGTCTTAATTATCTTTTCAGCTATTTCTAATCTTTTTTCCGCAGTCTTGGGCAATCCTTCTTCATCTAAAGTCAAGCCTATAACACAAGTCCCATATTTTTTTACTATGGGAAATATTTTTTTCATACTTGATTCCTTACCATTAACTGAGTTTATTATAGGCTTCCCATTATAAATTCTTACTGCTTCTTCAATGACATCTGCCCTCATGCTATCTATTTGAAGAGGTAAATCCATTATACCTTGAAGCTCCATAATTACCCTTTTCATCATCCTATTTTCATCTATTTCTGGAAGTCCTAAGTTTACGTCAAGTATATCGGCCCCAGTTTCTTTTTGAACAATGGCCTCAGATATTATATAATCGATATTATTATTTTTCAAAGCTTCCTTTAACTTTTTCTTACCCGATGGATTTATTCGCTCTCCAATAATTTTTACACTTTCTCCCAGTATAACTGTCTTAGTAGAAGAGCATGCAGTACTTAGTTTCTTATTTTCTGATTTTCTAGGCTTCAAGCCCTTTAGACTTTCTTTAACAGCCTTTATGAAATCTGGATTTGTGCCGCAGCACCCACCCAATACAGCTACGCCCTTTTTAGCCATGTAATTTATCTCCTTGGCGAATTCCTCTGGAGTTAAATCATAAACCGTTTCCCCATTCCTTATCCTAGGAAGCCCTGCATTTGGCTGCACCATTAGGGGTATAGTAGCCACTTCAAGAATTTCATGGATTATTGGCTTTAGCTGTTTTGGCCCTAGAGAGCAATTCACTCCCAATACATCTACTCCAAGTCCTTCTAAAACTTGAATCATAGTTATTGGATCGGTTCCAGTAAGGGTCCGCTTATTTTCCTGAAAGGTCATAGTGCAGAGGATAGGCAAACTACTGTTTTCTTTAGCTGCCAAAACAGCGGCCTTTGCTTCATATAAATCAGAAATTGTTTCTATCAAGACAATATCTGCCCCTGCATTTTCACCGGCTATCACTTGTTCCTTAAAGATATCATAGGCGTCATTAAAGCTTAAGGTTCCTATAGGCTCCATCATATGTCCTATGGGTCCCATATCTAGGGCAACTAATTTATCCTTTGATGCCCTTCTAGCTATGGTGACGGCTTCCTTAATTATTTCATCCACACAGTAGGATGAGTCCTTTAACTTTAACCTATTTGCCCCAAAGGTATTAGTAGTTATTATATCTGCTCCCGCTTCTAAGTACTCTTTATGGATATCATATATAATTTCTGGATGTTGGATATTATAGACCTCCGGTAGCTGACCTCCCTTTAGCCCTTTTTGCTGTAGCATAGTTCCCATAGCCCCATCAAATAATAGAAAATTACTGCTTAGTAGTTTTTGAATATCCACAGCTATCCCCTTCCTTTACAAATAAACAGTTATTATATAATCTACAGTTTTCACAGCTCGTCAATTGACTTTTTACTTCTTCACCAATTCCTATCACCGCAGTCACAGATTTTCTTGGAATCAATATACAGCTATCAGTTACCGTAAGTCCAATATGCTTTGATGTATCTAGGAGTTTTAAAATCTTGGGCTGTATTTCAATAGGTAAATCCCCATATCCAGGACTATATCTTGAAGTAGTATTATATCCATTATTTAATGCAATCCTTTTTATTACAACCTCAACCCTATCACATAGTGCTTCTACAGCTGTAGTTGCCGTGGCATCAAAGACTAAGCTTTTTGTCAAATCAATCTTACTATAATATTTAATTCTTCGGTCTACTTCAGTGCCCAAGGTCACTGCCATAACAACACACTTTTCACAGTTTTGTAAATGTCTATATATATCATTTCCCACCAATTTCAGATTTGAGTTCTGCAAAGAGATGTCATTGCATCCTCTCTTGATTTCATATATATTATATACAAAATTTGTCTTGATCAAATCTAAAATTTCGTGGGTACAAGTATCTATGATACTATTGGTAACTTCATCTACATTTTTTGAACTGTATCCTAGATATCGTAGGATTTCATTCTTATGAATCACTAAATCTATATGTTTTTTATTGATCATGCTGTAATCAAGAGGCTTCTTCATCGGTGAGAACTCCCCTTATGGTCTTGATATTTTCTAATATTCTTCTAGTTGTTTTAGGTCTGTTCATTGTATATACATGGATTCCATCTATACCCCATGAAAGAAGATCTATAATTTGCTCTATTGCATAGGCTATCCCAGCTTCCTTTAATGCCTCGGGCTTATGCTCATATTTTTGTAATATTCTTAAAAACTTCTTAGGTAATATACATCCCGTTAACGAAGTAATTCTTTCCACTTGTTTTTTATTAAGTACTGGTAAAATTCCTGCCACAATAGGTACATTTATACCTAATTTATCGGTCTTATCCTTGAAATCATAAAATGTTTCGTTATTAAAAAATAATTGGGTTATTAGAAAATCTACACCACAATCTACCTTTTCCTTTAAATGCAGCAAATCTTCCTCCAGGCTTTGGCATTCTAGATGCTTCTCAGGATAACATGCTGCTCCCACACAAAAATCATCGTATCTCTTAATATGGGAAATTAAATCCTTTGCATATTTATACTGATTATTCCTTGCATAAACTGAATCCATTCCTTGGGGGTAATCCCCTCTAAGTGCCAATATATTTCTAACTCCATTTTGTTTTAAAGCATTAAGAGTATTATCTATCTCATCCTCTGTAGATGTTAGACAGGTGAGATGTGCAAGGGACGATAGATTATATTTATTTTTGATGAAAGATGCTATTTCTACCGTGGTATCCTTTGTACTTCCTCCCGCTCCATAGGTTACGCTCATAAAATCCGGTCTCAAGTCATTTAAAGCATCTATTGTATTGTAGATGGTTTCCACAGGATAATTTTCCTTTGGTGGAAATATTTCAAATGAAATAAGTGGCTTTTTATTTTTCAATTTATCTTTAATTAACATCCATATTCCTCCCGTTATAAATATAAATTTTTAAAAACTTTCTCAAGGTCTAACTAACTCTACCTTTCCCCAAGCACCCATTTTGTCCTTGATAATTATTAGAATCCCTTCAATCCCTTTAATGGCCTTTCCATATTGAATTCCTTTTTCTATATCACTGGGTTTTTTTATGATATTTCCTATGGCCGTTGCTGTAGCATCGGCTAACAAGGTATCCTTAGATAGGACTACAACGGCATCGGCATTCCCAAAGCTAAGGGAGTGTCCTATTGTTCCTGCTGAGGTACAAATACCTAATGGAGTATCTTCAGGGGATATCGATAAAGCAAGCTTTTGTGAAAATGGAGAATTGCCAGCATATATCAATATCTTCCTTTCCTTATTGGTTTTAATAAAGATATCTCCACCATTTTCGATCATGATTTCATCGGTATGCT
This is a stretch of genomic DNA from Maledivibacter sp.. It encodes these proteins:
- the metF gene encoding methylenetetrahydrofolate reductase [NAD(P)H], which gives rise to MLIKDKLKNKKPLISFEIFPPKENYPVETIYNTIDALNDLRPDFMSVTYGAGGSTKDTTVEIASFIKNKYNLSSLAHLTCLTSTEDEIDNTLNALKQNGVRNILALRGDYPQGMDSVYARNNQYKYAKDLISHIKRYDDFCVGAACYPEKHLECQSLEEDLLHLKEKVDCGVDFLITQLFFNNETFYDFKDKTDKLGINVPIVAGILPVLNKKQVERITSLTGCILPKKFLRILQKYEHKPEALKEAGIAYAIEQIIDLLSWGIDGIHVYTMNRPKTTRRILENIKTIRGVLTDEEAS
- a CDS encoding methionine synthase, producing MKKPLDYSMINKKHIDLVIHKNEILRYLGYSSKNVDEVTNSIIDTCTHEILDLIKTNFVYNIYEIKRGCNDISLQNSNLKLVGNDIYRHLQNCEKCVVMAVTLGTEVDRRIKYYSKIDLTKSLVFDATATTAVEALCDRVEVVIKRIALNNGYNTTSRYSPGYGDLPIEIQPKILKLLDTSKHIGLTVTDSCILIPRKSVTAVIGIGEEVKSQLTSCENCRLYNNCLFVKEGDSCGYSKTTKQ
- a CDS encoding UPF0280 family protein; amino-acid sequence: MYEKRFYRDYVKAHEFISFTVIDRESDLHISAKNNLKNEAKGYLEKYRNDIKAYGDKNILFYKSLVPIEVSDEADKVVKHMAKAAKCANVGPMASVAGAISQYVGLDLLKHTDEIMIENGGDIFIKTNKERKILIYAGNSPFSQKLALSISPEDTPLGICTSAGTIGHSLSFGNADAVVVLSKDTLLADATATAIGNIIKKPSDIEKGIQYGKAIKGIEGILIIIKDKMGAWGKVELVRP
- a CDS encoding homocysteine S-methyltransferase family protein; translation: MDIQKLLSSNFLLFDGAMGTMLQQKGLKGGQLPEVYNIQHPEIIYDIHKEYLEAGADIITTNTFGANRLKLKDSSYCVDEIIKEAVTIARRASKDKLVALDMGPIGHMMEPIGTLSFNDAYDIFKEQVIAGENAGADIVLIETISDLYEAKAAVLAAKENSSLPILCTMTFQENKRTLTGTDPITMIQVLEGLGVDVLGVNCSLGPKQLKPIIHEILEVATIPLMVQPNAGLPRIRNGETVYDLTPEEFAKEINYMAKKGVAVLGGCCGTNPDFIKAVKESLKGLKPRKSENKKLSTACSSTKTVILGESVKIIGERINPSGKKKLKEALKNNNIDYIISEAIVQKETGADILDVNLGLPEIDENRMMKRVIMELQGIMDLPLQIDSMRADVIEEAVRIYNGKPIINSVNGKESSMKKIFPIVKKYGTCVIGLTLDEEGLPKTAEKRLEIAEKIIKTAKKYGIPEENILIDCLVLTASAAQGAVMETLKAIPMIKSKYNVKTALGASNVSFGLPNRRVMNATYLALALGHGLDAPITDSTSEILMDTIRSFKVLANQDKECKEYIDFYSKAPKEEKRGKVKVDKDLKQIIIDGMRDEAHIKTKEFLKSKEPMEIVDTYLIPALDIVGEKYERGEIFLPQLIRSAETVKIAFEAIKDRLISEGKNNISKGRIILATVKGDIHDIGKNIVKILLENYGFNVIDLGKDVPIEDIVNTAKEEDIKLVGLSALMTTTVQNMEETIKEIQKNKPECSIMVGGAVLNKEYAEMIGAHYYGKDAREAVNIAKKFFGV